The DNA segment CTTCCATTTATAACGAGCACTCCACAAGGCATCTGTCACCTCTCTTAGTGTGAGGGACTCTGGAAACACATGTAAATAGACGACAATGGAAACATGCATGGAAACATGCATGGAAACGCAATgacatacacacaacataaAAAGATTGCACCATGACACAATACAATATTAATattaccgtaccctcgcgaaaatacgcccaccttTTCTGTAAGAAGTTTAGGCTTATTAgaggactgggcgtttaatcgtgAACAACGAGTTTTCATTcaaatatacgcccacccgcggcctcaaatcgaggcttACACTTGGCTCtatgacaattaatttattgtatttagctacatagtatgaacatttcattgacaacaacaatgttataaactaatgcatgagtatgattaaagcatgacaacagaatgaacatgaagaagtggactctgactctattcgttgTCTTGTGTCGATtcagatgtagcagaaacttcccgaaggatggtaggtcatactcctacagaacagctatcaggtactttgtttcagaaaaccaagaaAACCAAGAAACCTCGTACCTCGGCCAGTGGGTATAGTATAGTCATTTGGTGCATGTCTGTTTATAATATgtgagtctgcttacctgtatataattatatcatatgGATGCCTAGTGGCGGATTAGGATTCTTGAAAGAGGGGTTCCAGTAAGCACAGTTAGTTGAGCAGGACAAAGACTctgaattttacctaaaaaaggtcgtcacttctACTAAACAGTCAGCATGTGCATTCATCATTTAAAAAAGGTCAGTAATTCtaacagtcagcatgcgctggagagtttttagccttTTAGTCACTAAAACTGCACAAACAAACCTTCGCAGAACATGCAAGAACTAAATTTGCAAACTTTGTAGAAATGCTTAATATATACCATGCATCTCATGCACAGATATTTGATTAAACTTCAAAGTTGGCAAAGCAAGACACAGAACAGTGTATACAGTACCATATAAGATGCTAGTAGTtactctatatatagcttaACCACTTCAAAACTCCCAAAAACAAATCTACAGCCATttttagacatgcatgcatatcacATAAATGGATGATCTATATCAAATCACTCAAACCATGTTGTTGCCAAGAGACTGAATATGACAGCATTTAAAAACAATGAGCAATTTAATACGCAATGCTTCAATTGCTTGGTGCTGAGTTTATGTGATGGCCACTTGTTGAGGATTTGTCTCCCACGCAGTTGGCAAAACAAACAATCTAATATTAGCCACTGCTTATACTGTAATTGCATCACCAATGCACCTTCAGTACCAAAATAAAGATTGCAGAGAAGTTTAATCAAATATCTGTGAGGTGCATGGTATAAGCACTTGCAACGTTCGCAAATGTAAATCCTTCACAATACAGTACTACACTGAATTAAGTCCATGCATATAGTGTGTACGAAAGATGAAAACGATGACGCCAGTATACTATCACTGTAGTATGCCAAAAAACTGATGGATTTGGAGCTATGAAAAGCAATCTGGGCCCACACAGTTAAAAGATAACTACTGTGGAAACATCCATCCAGCTGTTTAATCCCATTGGCTTATAGAATTGCTCAATACATAATTTCATTATAGTACGTACCAACTGAGAATCTACACCGGAGCACCAAGGTCGGTGTGTTGCTAAGTGTGCACGAgcttaccataattattgaaactCACAAACACTGTGACACCTGTCCATGCAATACACAATCATGCAGACAAAATAAGTTCAGATATAAGCCACAATGTCATTCAATGAAATTCTGATAACTATTCCATAGCaaagaaataataataattttaattGTGTGAATCTCTAACAACAGAGAAAATATGATCaattggtaataattattattgtaatttgatAAGGGATGAAATTTATACTGTGGTTTATGGACACTCTTCAGGGGTGAGGCTAGCCCTCATAATAGAATCGTTGTCTTGAAGATTATGATTGCAAATCCATTCGTCACATTTTATCTTCATAGACTCATCGGAATCGCATCGAGTTCCCGTGACAACCTTCAAGTTGTCGGCATTTGACTGAGCCATGACCGAGTAGTCCCAGAGAGCACAGATGTTGTCCAAATCACTAAACACACTCTCACTCCCACAATCCAGACTAAAAACAGAGGGACCAACTTCTTCCTTGAGCAATTCACAAGCGTCTTCTTGGATCTTCTCAGAAATGAGTATAATCAAGGCGTCAGCAGAGTCGTTGGGTGAGAGAGCGTCAATGTTCTTGTAGCCAGAGTGGAGAGTACAAGCGATCCGGACTGCACCAAAGGCGGACTCTGAGAGGTTCGCCGAGTGATTTGTGAGGCGGTCAACAAGTGAGGCATTCTAAAGAAGAAAACAAGGATTAATATTTTTCCATATGCATTAAATAAAATAGTGTTCCATAGAAATCTTCTATTGTATAGTAACTTACTGCAATATGAGTTCCAATAATCAGTCCTAGAGCATAATTTGTTAGTGCATCCGACTCATTAGTTGATTGTCTCCTAACGATGGGGGCTGCCTTGCAGGTGGTGAATAGCAGTACAGCTGCTGCAAAGAGCATACGGATTGAAGAAGCCATTTCGGAGAGTGGTGAGCTTTATATAGGCTGTGCAATCGAAGAAGTTGTTTTCTTGGAGGTGTTTTGGTCTGACTGACTGAACCAAAGAAATGTTCTTTTTATATACtccactatagctagcttgtatGGAGCAATAATTAGGTAATACAAGAATGCAAGTTTGCTCTCCACCATGCAGCCAGAGATTATCTGCATGCTCATTGTAATTTGAGGAGCTTGTACTCATGCTACTCATGCTAGTGGAATTCTTTTAAAAGTGGTAACCATGGACAATTTGAATGGGGAAAATTTGTACTCAGCCTTTGAACAGGATATTACTAAAGAGATTCTTGCTATTACAAATGCCAATGCAATATCTTCAGCTGGCATGAAAGAGTATAGGCCTATCTAATGTACGAGACAAGCAGTATGATAGAAATCGGTTCTATGGCATTGATCCACCCCGTGCATGgctggcaatcgaaacctcccaaggaagaccacctctctataacagctaaaaggctgttccccaatggtgtctgttctatggaggttccactgtacaaataaaattataccCTACATGCATGGTGTCCATCGTTAATTCATTGTAGTCCAGTTTCAAAACAgctgctatagctatattcaGTTTAGGTCATAAAGGCCCCACACGGTTTTCACATGACGTGCAtgctacacacatgcattcatCACCTGAGCTGGAGTGCAAGCAAAACTGAGTACCATGCACAGATTAACCCATTGACCTTCGCTAcgtatcattatcacactgtTGCAAGCCGTGGTGTAAGACTGAGTGTTGTAACAATTCCTTCCATTGATTGGCTCAGCCATTCAAGAAAACTCTTATTCACGTAAGGAGACTTCTGTTAATATTTATGCAATTTTTATACGTCTGTAATCCTTGACGTAAATGTGTATGAATGACAGCATTCTTAACGATCCCATCCTGGCTAAGTGTACTTCTATAGGGGAAGTGGCTACTCCCTCCATTTTGATGATACATTTTTTTAGCGGTGCTCTCTAGGAATGCAGCATTGTTCAAAGATTATTGCACAGGATATGATATTACCTGTTTAACCTGATACTCTTAAGCTCACATAAACACAGTAATTCTATCACCCTCTTATCAAAGCCATATGTAACAAGCTTCATTGCACAATGGCCTTATTATCATTGTCATTTTGGGTGAATGGGGAATGAttgtgaatctataaagcaacgattagatcgattagaaaacagtgtttttttgTGGATTCGTTTGAACATTATCTCATTAGCAGTttaagcagtccatgaaagtgtctagtttgctcaaacaactcatttttgtgtccatgaccatacgcacgcacgcacgcacgcacgcacgcacgcacgcacgcacgcacgcacgcacacacacacacacacacacacacacacacacacacacacacacacacacacacacacataaataaACCGACACACATCACTCTATCCCTGCTGCACACTCACagggtaattataattatacttgcatgtatatatggcTGTTTCAAATAGTTAAGCTAAAAACACAAACATAAGAGGCCACTAAAACAAGATATTGAATGGGAATGGGTAGACACAACTATTATAGCTTTACATTGTGAGCTTTACATTGTGTGTAAACAAAAATGTCTGTATGTTTTGGACATAAAATATTAATGGTGCTGCATTGGGCCATTATAAATGTCACAGACagtgcacaaaattaataaaatCGAGGCATGTCGTAAAGTGCCACTTCTTTCTTGTGTTTCGGCGTTGCCCCATTGCTAAAATATGCATGGGAGGTTCTTAACTACCGAAATGTATTGTGGTGGGTGGCTGAGGGTGTACGCTGCAGTTTGGTACCAACCTCGTCATGTCTTGGTGTCATCCTACAATTCCAAGAGTATTTTAATAACTCATTCCATGCAGTACTTACTTCCTGTCCACATTATTGTGGAAGTAAGACCAGATCCCATCTATCTCACAGCACTCTATACCCACCCAACTTCCCATGCTGTGTCTCCACAAGCCAACCAAGCCGTGGATATACACTATTAAAACAGTGTTCTCGCACGTGAACAATCAACTAGAGAAGAAAGTATGGACCTATCTCGTCAGTAGACAGGTTCTACTGCACATCTTACTGCAATTACggatattattttctgcaATTCTATATATAGTGCTACAATAAAAGTTATAAAATCTGGTCAGGTCACCTATAAAGAGGTTAAATTAAACCGAACTAGACAAATAGTCAATCAATTCGccatttgtataattatgtgagggAACACTTTTTGATCGCATGTCTGATCGATGAATTGAACCAGCTGGTTTCATGCACTACACCATTTCAATGCATGGAGTGCATGTATGCTGCAATTAATTTAATGGAAGAGGGACAGACTCGAAACCTGCATGTATTGTGATTCAGTTTGTAATCATCAGTAATATGTCAGTTGCATGGGAGAGACCCAACCCCTTTCAAGAATTTACATATTTCATAGAGCAATAACATAAATAATGTCAAGCAGTAGTCtatactaaagtctatttgtgggTTGAGGTTAACCTTGATAATGTtatcataactttgtcatactttactgaaattcacaatttcatataccattggattcttTGTTAAAAAATACTTCTATcgatatgctgtagagctgataagcttcaaccagctaaaagttagcattttctaTGTAGAAGAccacttgtccaccacataaaccataaatgaagccataattgaccacataacttctgGGGCCGACCTCAACGCAAATATACCTTGTCTCTATCAGGTTTTCCTTTGATTATGTATACTGCTCGGAAAGATGTAATAAAAATGCAACTTATATCTATGAGCTGTACTTTCCCTACATGTATAGACGCCAAGGTATGTAAATGGGTTGAGGTGAAGCCATTTACCTAATACATTGTAGCAAAAATGTAGTAGCTATACAGGATAGTCCTTTTATTCCTACAATTATGCCACTTAGTTGGATCATAATAAACTGTCATGTGATCTCGATTGGAGAGTCAATTACTTATGAAGGCCCAAGGTCCGTAATTGCAGTATAAATTCAACTCACGAACACAGAAACAAGTGCATGAATGAAGTCTATACACGCATTCAAGTTGTGCTACATTTAGGGTCAGTATAGGAAATTGCTATCAGGCTAAATGCTATACAATTATAGGCTATATTTATCTCGAAACAGTTTTCGAGGATCTAAATTTTGAGCCTCAGGCTGTATTTGTAAATATTGTGGAAATTAACATGTTCACAGAGAACATGCAAAAGTTATATTAAACTCCCACACATTTCGGAATTGGTGACCTTTGAGCACAAGCCGGCCCCGTTGCTGCAACATTGCAAGTTAAACCACTATTCCCTTCAAGAGTATATTAAGCTAACTCTATACGATACGACCGAGTGGTAGTAATGCATGgcagtgtatacatgcaagaAGCCTAACAACTATCAAGAGTGAAACCATTCAGAttcaaaacacatgcatgcaagtttataatagctagcttttgcTTGAAGTTAAAAATTGCTTGGTAGATTGTAGTGCACACTCTTCAGTATAACAAAGTCATTTTAAATTTAACACTCTATATAGCTCAAGGCGAACTCAAAGGATCAAAAAATACAATATGCATTAACAGTACAGTTCCATGATTACATAGAGTTCTTGATCTATGCATACATTGTATACAACTAACgaagctctataattatgataaagcACTTAAGAACTTGGGCACAGAAGAGGCCTTCCGAAAGCACTGTTGATTACTCTCAGAaagaaagtaacagctcccaaaaatttggaaagaataactcgCTTGCGGACGGAGTGGTGGTCATGAGAAGTGAGCTGCCAAATTGATCAATTGTCGTCAGTGAGACATATATCTCCGTCTTTGCACACTTACTAAGCACTGAAACTACCAACACTAAACAATACTTCTTGGCACAACTCTAACTAGTGAGCACTACTTGCAGGTAAAGCAGCGTTAGCTGCAGATTGAGCCCCATCCAGCTAGGCATGACGAAAATGttgcaaaaaataatgctgattcagcaataattatgcacataatcttcagtgcggcctggaatcgaggctaatccctttaattattgctgactgTGCACAATTGTTGAatcagcattattttttgcaaaattttcgtcatgcctagctgggtggggctcgatctgCAGCTAACGCTGCTTTGCCTGCAAGTAGTGCTCACTAGTTAGAGTTGTGCCAAGAAGTATTGTTTAGTGCTGGTAGTTTCAGTACTTAGTAAGCGTGCAAAGACGGAGATAAATGTCTCACTGACGACAATTGATCAATTCGACAGCTCACTTCTCATGACCACCACTCCGTCCGCAAGcgagttattctttccaaatttttgggagctgttactttcttacTCATCTGTAGGTTCATGTAGTTAGATTTGTGCAAAATCGTCTTGTGCTTCGAgcaatagccgccgattataAGTATCTGGCAAAGATCAGTTACTTACtctatatgtatatacacgtatGTTCGCAATACATGCTTAGTCAGCGAAAAACGgtaaaatttataccctcaaaacatacttgctatacggtatacagtcaACTGGGTAAGTACCGAGTGATCAGAGGTCTCTCCAAAACTCTATGCATCttatatacaattataggGCAGCCAAACCTTGACAAGTCATAACACTAGCTCTATGAGTGTACCAGTTTTACTACCGCATTAGAAattacaactataattatagtcactgcCATTAGTCACGCTACTCACCTGCTGTGTCCTTGCTTTCCTGCACTGAGGAGTCATCACTCTTGATGTACTTGTCCTCAATCTCAGCAGCAATGTCAGAACGGGCAATGATTGGTGACCTCAGGGCTTCAACCAAATCATACCAGGTGGGGTTGGGTGAGAACTGGAGCCATTCTCCAAGCATTGCAGTGAAGCGATCTCCTGTGGTATGGTGGTTCACCTCAATATCCTGTATAGAGTGAAAATTCATTAACATTAACATGTTAAGTAACAATCATATTTCGTTGGCAGTTTAAAAAGAAAATCCTCTAATTATGAGATGGTTATCTTTATACTTTAATTAGCaccattacataattatagtcactctAGCTGGAAATTAGCCACGGTCACCTTATAATTTACAAGGTACAGAAAGTATTACAGAGAttctaatacatgtataaagtgCTCTAAAGAttctaattattatgtttataCCGGTATTGTAAGACTCTGTGTATCGTGTAAATTGTAAATAAGGTAACTAGCTGTGACTAATTGTTCATGAAACCATAGAGAGTGCTAGGAAACTGCATACCCTTCAATCACCTGTAGTGTTTCCAGTAGTAGACCCAACACAAGCCCCAGGTTGAGCCACCTACCACGAACACTCCTCAAGGCAGCTCTCACCTCTCTTAGTGTGAGGGACCCTGGAAACACATGTAAATAGAGGACGATGTAAGTGCATGTGGTTTGAAATCAAGGTTATAGCCACAATCTAAACATGGGAGTGTGCCCATCGGATCCAATCAGATACTCAAAACTAGGGCAGAAGTAATGCGATGATAAGCATGCATCGATTAAATTTTTTTCTTGGAGTGAGAAAGTAACTTTTAAATGAGGATATACACTGTCTGTCATGTATCGGTATATTCGAGGGTACAAACTTTCGCAGAAATATCGTTTGAGAGGATTTCGCAGATTTAATTGTGAACTttcagccttttggcgcatgcatgctgcGATATTAAACATTTAATtgtgggtacatgtatatatacacgtatGTTCGCAATACATGCTTAGTCAGCAAAAAACGGTAGAGTTTATgcccttgaaatatacctgctatacggtatacgatCAACTGGGTAAGTATGAGTGATTATGTATTTCAGAGGTCTCTCCAAAATTGCATGCATCTTATAGAGCAGCTAAACCTCAACAAGTCATAACACTCTATGAGTGTACCAGTTTTACTACCGCATTAAACattaccactataattatagtcactgcCATTAGTCACGCTACTCACCTGCTGTGTCCTTGCTTTCCTGCACTGAGGTGTCATCACTCTTGATGTACTTGTCCTCAATCTTATCAGCAATGTCAGGCCGGTTAAAATATAGTGGTACCCTCAGGGCTTTAACCAGCTCAGACCAGGTGGGGTTGGGTGAGGACTGGAGCCATTCTTCAAGCATTGCAGTGAAGCAACCTTCTGAGGTACGGTGGTTATCCCGAATAGTCTGTATAGAGTGAAAATTCATTAACGTTAACATGTTAAGTAACAAGTTGGTAGTTTCAAACAATTTTAATGAGGCAATCCTCTATGCGACGCTTGGACATTTCATCTTCAGCAACATTATTGTTGTTTTtgcgtacataattatagtcatagtCTAGCTTAGCTGGAAATTAGCCATGGTCTTATTTATAATTTACACGATACAGAGAGTCTTACAACACCAGATTCTCTGAAGATTCTATTTATACCGGTGTTATATACTGTGTAAATTGTAAATAAGGTGACTGTGACTAATTGTTCATGAAACCATAGAGGAAACTGCATGCCCTTCAATCACCGTAAGTGTTCTGTATGATAGATCCAACACACGCCCCAGCTCAAACCATTCACCACGAACACCCCACACGGCAGATGTCACCTCTCCTAGTGTGAGAGACCCTGGAAACATATGTAATAGACGACAATGTAAAGGGTGTGGTTTGAAATCAAGGGTTAGCCACAATCTAAACATGGAGGTGTGCCCATCCAATCAGATACACAAATTAGGGCAGAATTAATGCGATgctatgcatgcaatgattAAATAATTTTTTTTGAAGTGAGAAAGTAACTTTTAGATACACTGTCTGCCATCTTATAGCAGGTATTATTCGAGGGTACaaactttcgcggaaagaCCGTTTGAGAGGATTTTGCAGATTTGATTGTAAACTTTCAGCCTttggcgcatgcatgcatgctgtgatATTAAACATTCGTGGGTATATATACACgtatgttcgcggtacatgctaaTAATCAGCGAAAAACGgtaaagtttataccctcgaaatatacccgctatatgatATACAATTAACTAGGTAAGTACCGAGTGATTATATATTTCAGAGGTGTTTCCAAAATTGCATCCATCTTATAGGGCAGTCAAACCTCGACAAGTCATAACACTCTATGAGTGTACCAGTTTTACTACCGCATTAAACattaccactataattatagtcactgcCATTAGTCACGCTACTCACCTGCTGTGTCCTTGCTTTCCTGCACTGAGGAGTCATCACTCTTGATGTACTTGACCTCAATCTCAGCAGCAATGTCAGGATGGCCAATGCGTGGTGACCTCAGGGCTTCAACCAGATCAGACCAGGTGGGGTTAGGTGAGGACTGGAGCCATTCTTCAAGCATTGCAGTGAAGCAACCTTCTGTGGTATGGTGGTTGTTCCTAATATCCTGTTGAGTGAAAAGTCATTAACGTTAAACCGTTAAAATGTtaagttataataattgtttacAATTTTTCCGTTGGTAGtttaaaaaaattaattaaggcAATCCTCTAATTAATGGATTGCTTGGGCATTTCATCTTTATACTtagcatcattattattatttttgcatACATTATAGTCATAGTCTAGCTGGAAATTAGCCACAATCACTTTCTTTACAATTTACACGGTACAGCGAGTCTTATAACACCTGAAGATTCATAGTTATGTGTTGTAAGACTCTCTGTATTTACTGTAAATAAAATGACCGTGACTAATTGTTCATGAAACCATATATAGAGAGTGCTAGGAAACTGCATGCCCTTCAATCACCTCTAGTGTTTCGAATGGTAGATTCAACGCAAGCCCCAGGTGGTACCAAAGACCACGAACACTCCTCAAGGTAGCACTCACCTCTCCTAGTGTGAGGGACCCTGGAAACACATTACAAGCAATGACATCCACACAACATTTACATAGTAAATGATTGAACCATGACACAATACAATGTGTAttaatattacatgtatataatgtcTACTCTGAAGAAAGCTATAGATAAAAAAAAGAAACATTGCTTattgtaaaataattattgtaataatgGCCATGCTAAAAGTAAATATAGCGCTTATTTTACTTGCATGCagtctgtgcatgtatatacagtaccaTCATGTATCTCCTCGGCAAGATCATCATACTCcactgtcacactgactgtatacTGGAGGTGGGTAATACATGAGTGCTTGAGATCATGTGACTACAACAGAATCGCATTatcatgtacgtacgtatcaGCACAATTGAATGATTGTGTTAACGGGTGATGATGAGGGAACAGCTCAGGAGTATAAGAGCATACTATTATCGGCACGGCCAGCTCCAAATTGTATACCAACACcagtatgcatgcactgtgagACAAAATGAATGAATCACCTCTGAGTCCAGTGACTCTCCCTCCTTGTTCTTTAAAGAGAGTGGTGGGGATTGGTATCTGCCATTTCTGAGAAGACCGAGAGAGATATCCAATGTACCCGTACCGATAAACCTGTAGACACATAAATTGTAGTCTAAAGTAAACAATATgactcatacatgtactatagttACCAAGCAATAagaaacattttcgtttcgtAATTTAATCTCACTCTGTTCTCGCTGTAATGACATATCGGTACAAGTCAAGCTTGAGTGATTGGGTACCGCTGGTCTGCAAGGGTTCCTTCAGTGGAAACACTAACTCCTGTATTTAAAGAGAAGAGTGACAATATCAAATGCAGTACTTAATCCTTTTGACTACAGTAAACCtaaacatgtacacacattatagTCACACGTAGTACTACGCTATTAAACACCATTACATCAGTTTTGAGGTTATAAGCTATAGACAATAATATTCATACATAATTCACACAACTGCTAACCTCATTCCAGTTCACAGCATGGCCCACTAGCGGTATCTCTGTTCTCACTCGGGAGGGTCTCACTGTGGTCGTCCGTCTCTCTTTACCTATATGGAAGCATCAAGTCAATGGAAGCATTAGCAGGCCATTAAAATAACTAAAAATGTTGGCTTAATTGGGAAGAGGCAATTTTACTTAATCCCACAGATTTGTGGTAATTGGACTGTCACACCATAATgccaagagtgcataagaagagaagaatGTCGAACTACgtactgatacttctacacaaacactgtgcacaaagtaacgtgatatcctgtcaattgcacgtgagcaatccgcaattgatgacgtttgcgCATAGTTACGCAACGCATAGAAGTTGTTAATAGTGATataaagagtgcaagtgaagaggatcaactcgactattgtgtctatttagatgatttttgtgaagagattgtctcctatcagtgtgcagtgatcagCTCCAcaagctctgaacgttgaaaGCTAACAACTAACTAGAATTGTTCgattaccacacccctaaaaacgtcacggttaacatttactaggagattactagtaaatttacaatactttatcacgtgcgagtcatgttgctttgtgcacagtgtttgtgtagaagtatcagtagttcgacactcttctcttcttatgcactcttggtatTATGCAGTGCATGGCAGCAATAAATGGTTCCCCGAGTACAG comes from the Halichondria panicea chromosome 4, odHalPani1.1, whole genome shotgun sequence genome and includes:
- the LOC135335607 gene encoding uncharacterized protein LOC135335607: MASSIRMLFAAAVLLFTTCKAAPIVRRQSTNESDALTNYALGLIIGTHIANASLVDRLTNHSANLSESAFGAVRIACTLHSGYKNIDALSPNDSADALIILISEKIQEDACELLKEEVGPSVFSLDCGSESVFSDLDNICALWDYSVMAQSNADNLKVVTGTRCDSDESMKIKCDEWICNHNLQDNDSIMRASLTPEECP